CTCGGGGTACTGCCAACAATCACCCAACCGCTCTTGAGCATGGTCATCGCCGTGGTCAAACCCACGCCACCCGGGCATTCCGGCAGTTTCTGCGGCAGCTTGGCGAACAGCGTGGTCTGCTTGGTCGAGGGGCGATAGTTGATGATGGTCGTGCCTGTGCCCTGCAAGTTCGACAGGTTGTTGAAGTTGTCGACCAGCACGTCGTCTTTCTGGATGGCGCCCGCAGACACCGGAGCTACGACCACCGCATAGGGATTCAAGTCCCCGTTTTCCGTGACCGACGAAGTCAACGTCACATGACGATGAATGGACTCCAGCATGCCCTTGGGCTCATCCGCCGCCGCTTGCGCCGCACACGTCATGAGTGCCGCCGCGAGGATCAGCGCCCCACCCTTTCCACTAAAGATCGAATCATTCATCCGCGACACCTCAGAACAGGATATTGGTACGCAACCCAAGCACCAGCTCGTTGCCGATGCGACGCGTGGGTTCGTTAGGGTTGGCTATCCCGCCACCGGGGTTGAAGACGTATTGAAGATCCGGCTGCAACTGCCACCACGGCCGAAGCTGATACTGGTAAGTCATCTCGACATAGGTTTCGGAGCTGCGGATCGGGTTGTAGCTGTTGGGGTCGATCAGCTGGGCAAAGTAGGCCGTGTCGCGATCAGCCCCGGCGATACCTGTGGAGACACGCACGTAACCCATGCCGACGCCGAACGTATCGTCCGCGCGGTTTCGAAACGGTTCGTGCAGCACAACGCCCGCGTTCATGCTGAAGCGGATGAAGTTCCGATCGTTCTGCGGCGTTCCCATCACGCGACCAAACGCATTGAAGGTGTGATTGGGATCGGTGCTGCTACGCCAGAGCATCTGATCGGCAACGGCATACAAGGAAAAGTTGCCCTTGTGGTTCGCCGCAACACCGTTGCTCTGCGGGTTCGCCAGCGCCACGCCTTGCGTGTCGTATCGCTGATCCGCAAAGCTTTCGGTGTCGTACCAGGCGCCGAGTCGATACGTGCGCGCCAGTGGAGCCGATTCGCCCGGATACACCATGCTACCCAGCGACGGATAGGCGTACTGCAATTCCGCCATGATCAATCGCCCACCACCTAGCGGGAAACTGGTGCCAGAAGGATTGGTCTGCTGCGGATCGCCTTGGTTGTTCTTTGTAGGGCTGCCGTTGAACACGCCCACCAGAAGGTTGATGGAATCCACGGGGCGATAGCGGAACCTGACACCGAGCGCCGACAGCGGATAGGCAGGGCCGCCTCCCGGCATGTTGTACGAGGGCAACGCGGGCCAGCCGAACATCGTATTGACGAAGTACGACGCGTTGCTGCTGACGATAAATTCTTGATCGACACTTTGCTGGCCAACCTTGATGTCCAGCCGATCTTCTTCCAGGAACTTCTGGTCGTACCACATCTCCCACAAACGCGTCGCGCGATCTGCTTCGATGCCGCTGGCGGTTTGAATGGTCGAGAGATTGTTGGCACTCAGGTTCTGGCCGTGGATCTGGAGCGCGCTGATGTTGAACAAGCCGCCGTACCAGCCGATGCCACGGCGCGTGTCCCACTGCATGATCATCTGCGTGAGGCCGTCGTACTGGGCGCCGCGCTGCGTACCGCCCGTCGCGTTGCCCAACACTTCACTGGTCTCCTGGATCGCCAGTGAGATGCCGTACTTGCTCAGCCCACTGCGCAAGCCAAACATGTCGCCAAGCATAAAGTTGCTTCGCTTGAGATCACCCAGAAAGCTCGCGAGGTTCTTGGATTGACCATTGACCTGGTCGGAGCTGATCGGCACCGACAACGGCGGAACACCGGCCCACGCGTCGCCTGTTGCGACCAGGCCCACCGAGCCCACGCCAAGTGCTGCCAGGAACACAGCAGACGCGCTGCGCCCATCCAACGTCCCTTTACGACTGCGCTTTCGAAACATGCCTGCCCCTTTGCAGAAAGCTTGTCCCCAACTTGAGCGGCGCAGCATAGATCAGAACGCTTTCGCGAATCATTCGCATTACTAGTCAACTTCCGGCAACGCGCGGTAAAAGTCCACGCTTTCGCAAGAACTTGCAGGCATCGTGACAAGGCCCAAGGGAGCCATTGCCGCAGACACGCAGCAAGAAGTTGATTCAAAAATAGGAATCATTATCATCTTGCGCTTCGCAACCCATGAGCCGTGCCCCATCCGAGCCACGGCCACGTCGCCCCGGGAACAACGACTGATGTCCGCCCTCTTCTCCAGAAGCGCGCTTCTGGCAGCCATGACTCTGGCCCTGGCCTCCCCGGCTTATGCCGACGACCAGACCGACAACGCGACCACGCCTGCATCCACGACACCCCAGAAGGACGACAAGAAAAGCGTCGCCCTCGAGGCTGTCAATGTCGTGTACTCCACGACCAAGACGGAAACCCCCGCGGTCAAGATCCCGCAGTCGGTAAGCACCGTCACGCCTGATCGTATGCAGTTGTATGGCATGCAGGGCCTGGACGAAGCCGTCCGTTATCTCGCTGGCGCGTTGGGTGGCAGCTATGGCGCTGACCCGCGCAGCGACTGGATCCTGGTGCGCGGTTACGACCCCGCCAAATTCCTCGACGGCCTGGCGCTGCCCAGTGGCGCGTGGACGGCGGATTCACGCATCGAGCCGTATGGCCTCGAACGCGTCGAAGTGAACAAAGGCCCGTCGTCAGCCATGTATGGCCAGTTGCCACCCGGCGGCATGATGGACATGACGAGCAAGCGCCCTAGCCTGGATGCTCCGCACGAAATCATCGCGACCGTGGGCAGCTTCGGTCAGAAGCAACTGGCTGGCGATACCGGCGGACAGCTCGACAGCGACGGCCATTGGCTGTGGCGTTTGGTAGCGCTGGCCCGGCAAGGCGACTCGAACATCAAGCATTCGAAGGATGATCGCTACTACTTCGCGCCCAGCCTGACCTGGCAACCGGACGACAACACGTCATTCACGCTGCTGCCGCGCTACCAGCGCGCCCTGTCCGACGGCGTGGGCGGCTTCCTCCCATCGCAGGGCACGCTCTACCCCAACCCGAACGGACAAATTCCGCGTGACGTGAATCCCGGCGAGCCGGGATACGACCACTACTGGAAGACCGACGAATCGATCGGTTACGCCTTTACGCATCGCTTCAACGACACCTGGTCGTTCCGCCAGGATCTGCGTCTGCAGAATGAAAAGGTGGACCACCGCTCCATCGGCAGCCTGGGCTTGCAGGACGACCTGCGCACGCTCAACCGCTACAACTATCCGTTGGTGGACCACGCCAACGTGTTCGCCGTGGACAACCAGGTCGAGGCCAAATTCGACCAGGGCAACGTGCAGCACAACGTGCTGATGGGCGTGGACTATCTGCATAGCCACAACGATTACAAGTCGGGTTATGCCTCGGCCCCGCCGATCGATATCTTCGACCCGGTCTACGGGCAGCCCATCGCACCGGCACCGTACACGTTCCACACCAACAGCTTGCTGGAGCAGCTGGGCGCTTATGTGCAGGACCAGATCACCATCGGCAAATGGGGCATCGTTGCCAGCGGCCGCGAGGACTGGGTCAGCAACGACGTGAAGGACCTGATCGCCAACACGCGCGACAAGCAGAACGACAACGCGTTCTCCGGTCGCCTGGGCGTCAACTACACCACCGACATCGGGCTGGTGCCGTACGTCGCCTACTCCCACTCGTTCAAGACCACGGTGGGCACCACGTTTGACGGCAACGCGTACAAACCGATCACAGGCGACCAGTACGAAGCCGGCCTCAAGTACCAGACGCCCGACGGACGTACGCTGATCACCGGCGCCGTTTACCAGCTCACGCAGAAGAACTCGCTCACGGTCGATCCCAATAACCTGTTCTTCCAGTTGCAGCAGGGACAGACGCGCACGCGTGGTGCGGAACTGGAGGCGAATGTAGCCGTGACGGACCACCTGAGCATGACCGCTGCGTACGCCTATACGGACGCCAAGGTCACTCACGCCAACGATGCCACGCTAGGCAAGCAAGTCGCATTCGTGCCCAAGCAGCAGGCATCACTGTCGGCCGACTATGGAGTCCACGAGGGTGTTCTCGCCGGCCTGGGTTTCGGTGGTGGCGTCCGTTTCATCGGCGAGCATTACGGCGATGCGTTCAACCAGTACCGCACCGGCGGCTACACACTGTTCGACGCCAATGCGCACTACGACATTCAGAACTGGCGCTTCCAGGTCACGGCGGCGAACCTGTTCGATCGAGAGTACGTATCGGCGTGCAACAGCGCTATCTGGTGCTACTACGGCTACCCGCGCGAGATCACCGTTTCCGCGCGTTATCGCTGGTAACCCGCCGTGATGTCCCGCCGCGATCAGCGCGGCGGGTACGTCAGTTATTTCCAGAGCAAATGCGGCATCACGTCGTTCAATGCCGAACGCAGCCAGTCCATGTCCAGCCCCGGATCGCGCGCCGCGCGCACGGACAGGCCTTCGAACAGGAAGGTCAGCACCAGCGAGCGCTGGCGCGCCAGCTCTGCCGACATACCAAAACCACCGTCGGCCACCGGCCGCATCAAGATCGCCTGCATTTCAGTACAGAACAGCTGATCGGTCTGGTGCATAGCCTTCGCCACCGCTTTGTCACGGGTGGCTTCCGCGCTGGCCTCCAGAAACAGCGCAGCATTGGTGATGCGCATGTCGGGCTTGGGATGCGTCCAGGTGTCGAACGTCTCCACCAGCATCTCGGTCATGTCCATCGATGCATTGAAGGCGCGCATGTCCTCCAACTCGATCTCGGTCTGGCGCTCGATGATGGCCAGCACGATGGTGCTCTTGTTGGGAAAGTAGCGATAGATAAGTCCCGCGCTCATCCCGGCCGCTTCAGCGATGTTGGCCATGCTCGCTGCGTGGAAGCCGTATTTGACGAAGCAATGCTGCGCAGCCGTGAGGATGCGCTCGCGTTGCTCCCTGGCGCGTTCGCTCAGGGGTTTGTCGTCGGATGTCTTGCGTTGACTCATGGTGCTCGTTCGTTCCAGCCGCCTCCCAGCACTTTATACAAAGTAACCCGATTGGTCTGCTCGGCCAGTCGCGTCGCAATAAGTTGCTGCTGCGCGCTGTACAACGAACGCTGCGTCACCAGCGACTCCAGGTAGCTGTCGCGCCCTGCACGGTAACGGGCCTTCGACAGTTCGTCCGCTCGTGCCGCAGCACTCTCCAAGGCCTCCTGTGCCTGGCGTTGATCGGCCAACGTGCGCGTCAGCACAAGCGCGTCAGCCACTTCGCGAAAACCGGTCTGGATCGCCTTCTCATACTGCGCCAGCGCAATCTGCTGGTCGGCCTTGGCGCCCGCCAACTGTGCGGTGAGTCGACCGCCCTGGAAGATCGGCACGGTGATCTGCGGCATGAAGGTCCATGTGCCGCTGCCGCTCTTGAACAGGCCGGAGAGATCGTTGCTGACCGTTCCCACGCTGCCAGTGAGCTGGATGGAAGGGAAAAAAGCCGCACGCGCCGCGCCGATATCCGCATTCGCCGCGCGCAACAAATGCTCC
This genomic window from Dyella terrae contains:
- a CDS encoding carbohydrate porin translates to MFRKRSRKGTLDGRSASAVFLAALGVGSVGLVATGDAWAGVPPLSVPISSDQVNGQSKNLASFLGDLKRSNFMLGDMFGLRSGLSKYGISLAIQETSEVLGNATGGTQRGAQYDGLTQMIMQWDTRRGIGWYGGLFNISALQIHGQNLSANNLSTIQTASGIEADRATRLWEMWYDQKFLEEDRLDIKVGQQSVDQEFIVSSNASYFVNTMFGWPALPSYNMPGGGPAYPLSALGVRFRYRPVDSINLLVGVFNGSPTKNNQGDPQQTNPSGTSFPLGGGRLIMAELQYAYPSLGSMVYPGESAPLARTYRLGAWYDTESFADQRYDTQGVALANPQSNGVAANHKGNFSLYAVADQMLWRSSTDPNHTFNAFGRVMGTPQNDRNFIRFSMNAGVVLHEPFRNRADDTFGVGMGYVRVSTGIAGADRDTAYFAQLIDPNSYNPIRSSETYVEMTYQYQLRPWWQLQPDLQYVFNPGGGIANPNEPTRRIGNELVLGLRTNILF
- a CDS encoding TonB-dependent siderophore receptor, giving the protein MSALFSRSALLAAMTLALASPAYADDQTDNATTPASTTPQKDDKKSVALEAVNVVYSTTKTETPAVKIPQSVSTVTPDRMQLYGMQGLDEAVRYLAGALGGSYGADPRSDWILVRGYDPAKFLDGLALPSGAWTADSRIEPYGLERVEVNKGPSSAMYGQLPPGGMMDMTSKRPSLDAPHEIIATVGSFGQKQLAGDTGGQLDSDGHWLWRLVALARQGDSNIKHSKDDRYYFAPSLTWQPDDNTSFTLLPRYQRALSDGVGGFLPSQGTLYPNPNGQIPRDVNPGEPGYDHYWKTDESIGYAFTHRFNDTWSFRQDLRLQNEKVDHRSIGSLGLQDDLRTLNRYNYPLVDHANVFAVDNQVEAKFDQGNVQHNVLMGVDYLHSHNDYKSGYASAPPIDIFDPVYGQPIAPAPYTFHTNSLLEQLGAYVQDQITIGKWGIVASGREDWVSNDVKDLIANTRDKQNDNAFSGRLGVNYTTDIGLVPYVAYSHSFKTTVGTTFDGNAYKPITGDQYEAGLKYQTPDGRTLITGAVYQLTQKNSLTVDPNNLFFQLQQGQTRTRGAELEANVAVTDHLSMTAAYAYTDAKVTHANDATLGKQVAFVPKQQASLSADYGVHEGVLAGLGFGGGVRFIGEHYGDAFNQYRTGGYTLFDANAHYDIQNWRFQVTAANLFDREYVSACNSAIWCYYGYPREITVSARYRW
- a CDS encoding TetR/AcrR family transcriptional regulator, which gives rise to MSQRKTSDDKPLSERAREQRERILTAAQHCFVKYGFHAASMANIAEAAGMSAGLIYRYFPNKSTIVLAIIERQTEIELEDMRAFNASMDMTEMLVETFDTWTHPKPDMRITNAALFLEASAEATRDKAVAKAMHQTDQLFCTEMQAILMRPVADGGFGMSAELARQRSLVLTFLFEGLSVRAARDPGLDMDWLRSALNDVMPHLLWK